The window GGTTGCCGATGGCGGCCGTCTCGGTCACCTCGAAGCAGAGGCAATCGCTGGCGATGCCGTAATGCCTGATCTTGGCGATGATGAACTCCGCCAGCGACGCATCGGCCAGCGACTGTCCGGACAGGTTGATGCTCACCATGCCCTGCCCCGGCGTGCGCGCCAGACCCGCCACCGCCATCGTGGCCAGCGTCTGTTCCACCACCATGCGGTCGATCGCGGGCATCAGGTTGAACCGCTCCGCTGGCGGCAGGAAGCGGTCCGGACTGAGGATTTCGCCATTCTCGCCGACCAGTCGCAGCAGCACTTCGAAATGATACAGTTCTGCGCTCGCGGCAACCGGCTGGATGACCTGGCAGTACAGGCGCTGGCGCTGTTCCCGCAGTGCGCGCTGGATCAGGACCACGCACTGCATGCTGTTGCGCCGCGCCACCAGGTCCTCGTCGTCCAGCCGGAACGCCTGGATCTGGCCCTGCCCCTGTTCCTTGGCGGCGCTGCGCGCCAGCTCCGCGGCCTCCATCACCTCGCCGGCATCGTGCACATGCGACTCTATCGTGGTGACACCGGCCGAGATCTGCACCTCGCAGGTGATCCCGCCCCAGTCGACCCGCAGCTGCTTGACGCGGTCGCGCAGTGTCCGCGCCACCGTCATGCCTTCATCGATGCCGCAATTCTCCAGCAGCACACCGTAGCGGCCCTCGCCAAGATAGGCGACGCTGTCGGTGCCGCGCAGTTTGTCGCGCAGCAGCCTGCCAACGCTGCGGATGACATGATCACCGACCTCGCGGCCATGCGCCTCGTTCAGCACCTGCAGCTGGTCGATGTCGATGTTCATCACACACTGGACCGCATCGCCCTTGCCGGCCTCGTCCAGCTTGCGCTCCAGCAGGGTCGTGAATGCATGCTGGTTCATCAGGCCCGTCAGCGGGTCGTAATGCGACGTGGCGATCTTGGCGACCTTCTTTGCCATGACCCGGAGCAGGTTACGGTCGCTGTTGTAGAAATCCTGGCGGTAGATGTGGTTGAGACAGATGAGCACGCTGTCCACGTCGCCACGACTGTTCGTGACGGTGCAGGACAGCAGCTTGTAGGGCAGTTCCAGTCCCAGCTCGTCCCGGCGCCGGTCGCTGATGTCGTTGATGAGCATGCAGCCGACTTCCCGTTCCGCCTGCGGCAGATAGTTATTCAGCAGTTGCCGGATGAGCTCGCCGGGTTCGTGTACCGGATCGTGCTTGCCGGTGGCATACAGCACCCGCTCCCGTTCCGGGTACAGCAGCGCGACCATGTCCACGTCGAGGTAGTCGGCATAATCGTCGATCAGCTGCTGCAGGGTGACCGCCTCCTGCTCCATGTCCTCGCTGTCTTCCGTGTCATAGACGAGATTGAGCTCCTCGTAGCGCCCGGCCAGCTCCTGCGCCATGGTATTCAACTCGGCAGTCAACCGGTATTCCTTCTCGATACAGGCGGCAACGGCGCCGAAGGCCGCGTCCACCCGCTCTACATTCGCCCGTGCGCCCGCCACCTCGCTGGCCTGACCCAGCGCGACGAGCAGACCGGCAACCTCACCCGCAGGCGTACGGATGTCAGTCACAAAGGTCACCGTATCGTCGGCGGTGCCCAGCGCCAGCCGCGTTTCCGTACCCGCAGCGTTGTACTTCCTGATCCCGTCGATGCGCACGCTCGTCCGTCGGATCCGCGACCTGTTGGCGGGATCGGCGGTCAGCACCTTGCCGGCCAGCGTACACACGTATAGCTCCAGCGCCTCCGGCAACAGGAGGCGCAGCAGTGCGAAGTAGCGCTCGAAGCCGATGTCGTTCAACGGATTTGCTGACATGTCTGTGCCCCGCCGATATCATCGTGCTGGAAATATTGCTGCAACCTGGCAAGCAGCCGGCGGATGCTGACCGGTTTTTCCAGGAAATCCAGGTTACCCATGTCGCGCGACCAGGCACGGTGCTCGTCTTCCGCACGCGCGGTCAGGATGAAGATGCCGAAGCTGCGCCCGGGCATCTCCTGTGCGATCCGGCCGCACAGTTCCCTGCCGTTGAGCTGCGGCATGTCGAGATCGGTGATCAGGAGATCGGGCGGATTGGCGCGTACCTGCTCCAGCGCCTGGTTGCCGTTGCAGGCCTCCGCCACGTCATAGCCTGCCTTTTCCAGCGCCAGCCGCATCACCCGGATCACATGGGGTTCGTCGTCGACGATCAAAATCCGTTTCTTTGTCATACCGCCTGCCGTAGTAGCCCAGCTTCCTTGTTGAACTCTATGATGAACTCCGACCCCTGGCCGGGGGTGCTGCTGACCTTCAGCGTGCCGTGATGCAGCTGGATGATCTCGCGCGCCAGCGGCAGCCCGAGACCGTGCCCGCTCCTGCTTGCCGCCGCCTCGTTATGCGAACGGTAGAACTTCTCGAAGATCCGTTCCTGCTCCGTGGGCGCGATGCCGATGCCGTTGTCACGCACCGAAATGCGCACGGTCTGCTCGGTCTCCTCGACCGACATCCTGACCATGCCGCCCTCGTCGCTGTACTTGATCGCGTTGGTCAGCAGGTTGTTGATGGCGATCCGCATCAGGTCCTTGTCGAGCGCCACCGGACTTATCTCCCGCGGCAGATCCAGCTCGAAATCGAGCCGTTTGTCCTGGCCGCTGCGCGCACAGGTGTTGAAGGCGTCCTCGAGCAGTTCGCGCAGCTTGACCCGCTTGCGCTCGATCGCAATGCTGCCGGTCTCGATCTTGGTGAGACTGAGGATATTGTTGATCAGCAGCGCCAGCCGCTCGACCTCGTCGTGGATGATGTTGGCGGCCTCGATCCGGAACTGTTCCTCGCGCCCCTCCTCGCCCTGCAGCATCTCGCTGTACATGGCGAGCACGTTCAGCGGGGTCTTCAGTTCGTGCGATACATGGGCGACGAATTCACCGCTGCTGTTGCGGGCGAGCTGTTCCGCGGTGATATCGCGAAACACGACCAGCGTGCCGAGCAGCTCCGAGGTGTCGCGCGGCGAGAACAGCGGGTAGGGCGAGATGGCATACGTGCGTCCCGGCATGGCGGCGGGCCGGTATTCCAGCGCGTCGCTGTGATAGCCATGGCCGCGCCGCCCCCCGCCCTGACCGGACAGGAAGGCGATGACCTCGGGATCACGGCACCAGTCGGCCGGCTTCTTGCCGATGATGTCATCCTGCGCAAGCCCCAGAATCTGGCCGATCCTGGCGTTCGCCAGGCTGACGCTGCCGCTCTCGTCCAGGACCAGGACCGCATCCGGAAACGACTGCAGCACCGACTCGATGCGCGAGCGCTTGTAGGAAAGCAGCTTGCTGGAGGTTTCCAGCCGGTTGCGATCCGCCTCCAGCTCGCCGATGCGCTGCTGGGCGCTGTCGATGAAGCGGTTGAAGCGCCCCATGAAATCCTGCAACTCCTCACTGGCGGCCAGTTCGACCTTGCCGGTCAGGCCGCCCTGGTCGAGCAGGTTGTCGAGCCGGTTGTTGACCTGCTGTATGGGCCGCACCTCGCGTCGGACCAGGAAGTAGAACAGCGGCGTCAGCAGGAAAATGGGCAGCGCGAAGGTTGCGATGAAAGCGATCTGGTCCGATTTCAGCCCGAATTCCGGCTTCAGGTAACCCAGCCTGATATGTCCCGCGACCGCGCCGGCACTGAACAGCGGGGCGTGAAATTCGATGACCTCGCGATCGCTCGCCGGCAGGGCCAGCGCACGCTGCCCGACCCAGCTGGAGGGATCCGATGGTATCGGCACGGCCGGGATGATCACCCCGCTACCGGCGATTTCTTCCACGGGATGCTGCTGACCGTCGACGATGGTCAGATAGGCCAGCGACGAGGTGCTGCGCGTCTGCTGCAGCACCGACAGGATGCTGGTCTTGCCGGGCTCCGGCGTGAACTGCTCGAATGGAATGCGCGACAGGATGCGTACCAGGCTGGCGCCCTGACTGCGGATATACGTCTCCTCGTCGCGCTGCTGATACTGGAACAGGAGCAGCACGGTGACGCTGATCACGGCAAGCGAGGCGACGATCATCGTCAGCCCGAGACGCTCGGTCCTCCACGCACTCACTACCTTGTTGAGCGGCATGCTGCTCTCCGGCCGGGTTGGGTTACACCGCTGTAGCGGCGGAAAACCGACCGTCTTGAATGGCTTAGCAATGCCTGCCGCGCTGCGCGCGGCCACGGATCATGGCTGCCGGCGCGTTGCCCCGGCGGGTGTCCGGGCGTGAAAAAACCGCGGCGGGCCAGCACCATGGCCCGCCCGCGGGATTATGGGATAGGTACTACTTCAGGTCGGCGAGAACCCTGACCAGGACGCTGCCGTCCTGCGGTCCGAGGCCGTGCTCGGCCGGGATCGTGACCAGGCGGGCGCGGCCGCGCAGGGCGGGCACATTGTTCATGTCCTGGCTGTACGCCGGCACGACGTAATCGCCCCAGCCGGCCGGGGTATCGGCCCGCACGATGGAGACATATTTGATGTCGGGATGCGGCTGGCCGTTCAGCCAGAACAGCAAGCTCCCGGGTTGCGGACGCACCAAGTCAACATACAGACCGCGTGAGCGCATGGCGGTATCGTAGAGATCGCCCCCGAAGAAGTCGGTCAGCAGCGAGAACGGGAAGGGAATATCGGTCGCATCCAGCGCCTGTTCGGCACGTACGGTGCCCAGATGCGGAGTGGCGATCGTGACCAGCGCCTTGACCGCCGGATATTTGCCGCGGACCAGGGCGGTCCGGGCCACGACGCCGCCGGCCGAGTGCCCGACCAGCACCTCGGGTTCCGCGCCGTGCCGCCTGGCGATGGCGTCGAGGATCCCCTGCAACTGGTAGACCTGGACCAGGACCGGCGCTTCCGACGGCAGGTCCACGGTATAGAACTTGTTGCCGGCCTTGAGACCCGGCGCGGGGACGAAGCCGGCGCCACCCGGTCCGACGCTGTAGACACCGGCACGCTGCCAGCCATGCTGCTGGAGTATCGTGGTCACCCCGCTCTCGTCCCAGTAATTGGCACCGCTCAGGTAACCGTGTACCAGCACCAGGACCTCGCCACGGACCGTGGCCGGTACCAGCATCACCAGGACCTGAAGGACGACTGCCAGGAAGACTCTGTTCATTGCGACACCCCGCTTTCCCCTGTGGCGTCCGCCGCCCGCGAACGGACGCGGTGGCGACGCCAGACTGTACCGCCCATCAGTATATATTAGTATTCTCTTAATAAGCAAATACGAATATTCAAAAAGCCACAGCCAGAGACGGGAATTATTTCCTCATCGTTAACATGAAGTTATGCCGGGAAGCTGGAACAATCCTCGCCGAGCCCCGTGACCGTCCGCCGGCTCCGCGCCAGTGATCTAATAATATTTCATATAATTCATAACGTTATAAAAGCCTGAGCGCAGGCGGGAAAAATTTTTTGCCGGGTTTCCGAATATTTCTACATTACACGTTTCCGATATACGAGCATTATCAGCCCACTACACCGGGCCTCTCGGTAATGCCCAAATTAACGCCAAATGATTGTGGTTGACACTCTCCGGCCCTGCGGGCGTAATCATATTCAATCATTGATCAGGTCGTGTTGCAGGAGGTGTCTCTTGGAAAACATAACCTTCGATGTTGACGAGTTATCCCGCCTGGGCAGGACCGAACAGGCACAACGCCTCGAAGAGGCCGCGCGCCGGATCGATGATGTGCAACGTGCTGCCGCTGATGATCCCGACTCACTCAACTGGGTCGAACAGCAGCGACAATACCTAGTTGAGATGCAGCATTTGATATTCGAGTGTTAGCCCGACACTTACCTCCATTACAACCCGCCCGTGTGGCGGGTTTCTTTTTTCAGGCCCGCTGAGATCCGGCGGGTCGCCGGCGGGTCCCGCACCCGTTACCCTTCAGTAACGCGACCCGTGAACGAACGAATCGGTATGGACATCCGGCTTGCCAGTGAACTCCTGCTCCTGCTGCTGATCGCGAACGGCACCCCCGTGCTCGCCGGCCTGCTGTTGCGCAGGCGCTGGGCGTACCCACTCGACGGCGGCCGGGTCTGCCGCGACGGCCGCCGCCTGTTCGGCGCCTCCAAGACCGTGCGCGGCCTGCTGGCCGCGCTGCTGGCGACCGCGCTGCTCGCGGCGGCGCTCGGTCTGCCCTGGTGGTACGGTGCGCTGTTCGCCGGCCTGGCCATGAGCGGCGATACCGGCTCGAGCTACCTCAAGCGCCGGCTGGGATACCCATCCAGCTGCGCCAGTCCCGGACTCGACCAGTTGCCCGAGTCGCTGCTGCCCCTGTTGCTGCTCCAGCGCGTGACGGCGACCGGCCCGGCGGAGCTGGCCGCCGTGACAGTCGCCTTCGCAGCGATCGACCTGTTGCTGTCCCGGCTGCTGAATCCCGCTCAGCCACGCTGCAGGTGATGCAGGGTGATCTCGGGCGGGCAGTTCAACCTGACAGCCACCCCGCACACGCCGGATCCGGCCGAGGTATAACCGGACATGCCGAGGTACTCCCAGGCGCCCGCGCAAAAGGCCCGCGGGCAGTCCGCATTGCACAGCAGGGGGACGCCGCCGGGCAGGCAGATCTGGCCGCCGTGGGTGTGGCCGCACAGCATCACGTTGAAATCGGCATGCGCCGCATGGCGGTAGATTTCCGGCGAATGGGCGAGCAGGATCGAAACGGCATCCTCCGGGATGGCGTCGGCGGCCTTCTCCAGATTGTCGGCGCGGTAGAAGTGCGGGTCATCGATGCCGGCCAGGTACAGACGCGACCCGGCGCGCTCGATGGCGACGTGTTCGTTCAGCAACACCCGGATGCCCATCGCCTCGATCGCCGGCAACATGCGGATCGAATCGTGATTGCCCAGGATGCCGTAGACCGCCGCGCCGAGTTGCGCCCGGACCGTCTGCAGACCCGCCATTGCGGCATCGCAGCCGCCCCAGGTCTCGGCGCGGTAATCGCCGGTCAGCACGCACAGGTCGTATTCGACCTCGCGCACGGCCTCCCCCAGCACGTGCGGCATGTCCGGCGCGATGTCGAGATGCAGATCGGACAGCTGCAGGATGGTGAAACCCTCGAACGCGGCAGGCAGCCCGGGTATCGCGATGGTGTTGTGCCGCAGCGCGATGCGGCGCGCGTTGCGCCGGCCGCGGCCGAGCAGCAGCGTCGCGCGCAGCGCGTTGCGGATGATCGCGCGCAGGATGATCAGGTTCTCGATATGGAAGAAGGTGCGGCCCTGGCCGAACACCTGCTGGTGGTGCGCCGTCTCCAGTCCCAGCCGCTGCCGCAGATGCGTCTTGCCCACCCGCGTCTGCAGCAGGCGCAGTGTCTGTTCCTCGATCTCGGCGTTCATCATCACCCCATTGTCCGGCGCCACCCGTCCATTTTCAATCCGCGGACTGTGGTGCCGATCTAACACGGGCGCGCGGCGTTCTGGTACTCTGGGCGCCGCACCCGACCCGGACCGGCACCCCGGCCGCGCTACCGGGCATAGCCAATCAGGAGTGTCCCATGAACCTGGAGAAAGTCGTATTCGCATTCTTCATCGTCCTGTCGCTGACCCTCAACTTCGGATTCTTCATCGGCGAGCTCGATAACCCGAACCACCACAATGTCTACGAGCTCTATGCCGCACTGGTCGTCAGCCTGATCGCGACCATCATGAAATTCGGCGACCGAGCCCATATCGGCGCCGTGCTGCTGGCCACCAGCCTGGTCGCCGACCTGCAGCTGATCGCCGCCGCCATCGTCTGGACGGTGTCGGAACACGGTACCGGTGCCGGTCTCACGCCCATGGTCATGTCCAGTATCGTCTCGCTGTCGGGCGGCGCCCTGCTCGCCAACATCACCTCGGTCGTCATCCTCGTCACGGAAACCGTCATGTTCCGCCGCTAGCGCTGCGGGGTTGTACGCATGAAGAACGTGATCTACCTGCTGCTGCGCCGCATGCGCCTGCCGCTGATCGTGGTGATCCTCGCGTACACGATCTCGATCACCGGACTGGTGCTGATACCCGGCGTCGACGACCAGGGTCATACCTGGCACATGACGATCTTCCATGCCTTCTATTTCGTCAGCTACATGGGCACCACCATCGGCTTCGGCGAGGTTCCGTACGCCTTCACCGACCAGCAGCGGGTGTGGACCAGCCTGGCGATGTACCTGACCGTCATCTCGTGGCTGTACGCCATCGGCGCCCTGTTCGCCATCCTGCAGGACCAGGCCTTTCAGCGCGTGGTGGCTTTCAACGCCTTCACCCGGGCGGTGCGGCGGATCAAGGAACCCTTCTATCTGATCTGCGGGCTCGGGGATTCCGGCTACCTGGTGGCGCGGGAACTCGCCGCCGACGGCATTCAGAGCGTGGTCGTGGACAGCGACGACACCCGCGTGCAATCGCTGCGGGTGGAGAACTTCCCGGTCGACATCCCGGCGCTGTGTGCCGATGTGACCGATTCCTCGGTGCTACTGGCGGCCGGACTCGCCAAGCCCGAGTGCGCGGGCGTCATCGCACTCACCGGCGACGACCATGCCAACCTGACTGTGGCCATCAGCTGCAAACTGCTGGCGCCCGAGC of the Pseudomonadota bacterium genome contains:
- a CDS encoding EAL domain-containing protein, translating into MSANPLNDIGFERYFALLRLLLPEALELYVCTLAGKVLTADPANRSRIRRTSVRIDGIRKYNAAGTETRLALGTADDTVTFVTDIRTPAGEVAGLLVALGQASEVAGARANVERVDAAFGAVAACIEKEYRLTAELNTMAQELAGRYEELNLVYDTEDSEDMEQEAVTLQQLIDDYADYLDVDMVALLYPERERVLYATGKHDPVHEPGELIRQLLNNYLPQAEREVGCMLINDISDRRRDELGLELPYKLLSCTVTNSRGDVDSVLICLNHIYRQDFYNSDRNLLRVMAKKVAKIATSHYDPLTGLMNQHAFTTLLERKLDEAGKGDAVQCVMNIDIDQLQVLNEAHGREVGDHVIRSVGRLLRDKLRGTDSVAYLGEGRYGVLLENCGIDEGMTVARTLRDRVKQLRVDWGGITCEVQISAGVTTIESHVHDAGEVMEAAELARSAAKEQGQGQIQAFRLDDEDLVARRNSMQCVVLIQRALREQRQRLYCQVIQPVAASAELYHFEVLLRLVGENGEILSPDRFLPPAERFNLMPAIDRMVVEQTLATMAVAGLARTPGQGMVSINLSGQSLADASLAEFIIAKIRHYGIASDCLCFEVTETAAIGNRDTALAVMERLRAVGCHFSLDDFGTGLSSFSYLKELPVDYVKIDGTFVRNLLEDKVSHAMVASIIQVSHVMGLKTVAEYVENAALAERLTQMGVDYLQGYGIGKPRPLEEFLAGLASERPARAG
- a CDS encoding response regulator, with amino-acid sequence MTKKRILIVDDEPHVIRVMRLALEKAGYDVAEACNGNQALEQVRANPPDLLITDLDMPQLNGRELCGRIAQEMPGRSFGIFILTARAEDEHRAWSRDMGNLDFLEKPVSIRRLLARLQQYFQHDDIGGAQTCQQIR
- a CDS encoding ATP-binding protein produces the protein MPLNKVVSAWRTERLGLTMIVASLAVISVTVLLLFQYQQRDEETYIRSQGASLVRILSRIPFEQFTPEPGKTSILSVLQQTRSTSSLAYLTIVDGQQHPVEEIAGSGVIIPAVPIPSDPSSWVGQRALALPASDREVIEFHAPLFSAGAVAGHIRLGYLKPEFGLKSDQIAFIATFALPIFLLTPLFYFLVRREVRPIQQVNNRLDNLLDQGGLTGKVELAASEELQDFMGRFNRFIDSAQQRIGELEADRNRLETSSKLLSYKRSRIESVLQSFPDAVLVLDESGSVSLANARIGQILGLAQDDIIGKKPADWCRDPEVIAFLSGQGGGRRGHGYHSDALEYRPAAMPGRTYAISPYPLFSPRDTSELLGTLVVFRDITAEQLARNSSGEFVAHVSHELKTPLNVLAMYSEMLQGEEGREEQFRIEAANIIHDEVERLALLINNILSLTKIETGSIAIERKRVKLRELLEDAFNTCARSGQDKRLDFELDLPREISPVALDKDLMRIAINNLLTNAIKYSDEGGMVRMSVEETEQTVRISVRDNGIGIAPTEQERIFEKFYRSHNEAAASRSGHGLGLPLAREIIQLHHGTLKVSSTPGQGSEFIIEFNKEAGLLRQAV
- a CDS encoding alpha/beta fold hydrolase — translated: MNRVFLAVVLQVLVMLVPATVRGEVLVLVHGYLSGANYWDESGVTTILQQHGWQRAGVYSVGPGGAGFVPAPGLKAGNKFYTVDLPSEAPVLVQVYQLQGILDAIARRHGAEPEVLVGHSAGGVVARTALVRGKYPAVKALVTIATPHLGTVRAEQALDATDIPFPFSLLTDFFGGDLYDTAMRSRGLYVDLVRPQPGSLLFWLNGQPHPDIKYVSIVRADTPAGWGDYVVPAYSQDMNNVPALRGRARLVTIPAEHGLGPQDGSVLVRVLADLK
- a CDS encoding CDP-archaeol synthase, with protein sequence MNERIGMDIRLASELLLLLLIANGTPVLAGLLLRRRWAYPLDGGRVCRDGRRLFGASKTVRGLLAALLATALLAAALGLPWWYGALFAGLAMSGDTGSSYLKRRLGYPSSCASPGLDQLPESLLPLLLLQRVTATGPAELAAVTVAFAAIDLLLSRLLNPAQPRCR
- a CDS encoding metallophosphoesterase family protein, with amino-acid sequence MMNAEIEEQTLRLLQTRVGKTHLRQRLGLETAHHQQVFGQGRTFFHIENLIILRAIIRNALRATLLLGRGRRNARRIALRHNTIAIPGLPAAFEGFTILQLSDLHLDIAPDMPHVLGEAVREVEYDLCVLTGDYRAETWGGCDAAMAGLQTVRAQLGAAVYGILGNHDSIRMLPAIEAMGIRVLLNEHVAIERAGSRLYLAGIDDPHFYRADNLEKAADAIPEDAVSILLAHSPEIYRHAAHADFNVMLCGHTHGGQICLPGGVPLLCNADCPRAFCAGAWEYLGMSGYTSAGSGVCGVAVRLNCPPEITLHHLQRG
- a CDS encoding DUF6394 family protein, with the protein product MNLEKVVFAFFIVLSLTLNFGFFIGELDNPNHHNVYELYAALVVSLIATIMKFGDRAHIGAVLLATSLVADLQLIAAAIVWTVSEHGTGAGLTPMVMSSIVSLSGGALLANITSVVILVTETVMFRR